The following proteins come from a genomic window of Ornithinimicrobium cryptoxanthini:
- a CDS encoding glycoside hydrolase family 13 protein, whose protein sequence is MLTPHHDGSPLYVSQAAPSAGDTVSVRVRIPHGSRVGAVHVRTAPDGEQEFVTATRTHRDDVESWWQAELVLHNPVTHYRFLLEGGPDGAQTYRWLNGTGLHPRDVPDAADFRIVTYPGPPTWATGAVVYQVFPDRFARDSSVEPVGDPGGPRTDLPDWATPARWDDPVEETMAGSQQVFGGTLDGIGEHLDHLVDLGVTVLYLTPFFPARSNHRYDAATFDAIDPILGDPESLARLQEAAHARGLKVMGDITTNHTGDAHEWFTAALADPSGPYADWYVRNPGAVPGATREWITWLGVDSLPKLDHTNPAVRDALVSGPTSVIQRWLQPGAGLDAWRVDVANMTGRYAGTDVNHEVARSVRDAVDAVAAEHGTEPLLVAEHVHDHSADATGAGWHGVMNYSGFTKPLWTWLRHEGFAPKFLGSPVRVPRLGGELVAETMQEFSAIVPWRSLSHSFTLTGSHDTTRVATLVGGEREQIVVAAGLLLTAPGIPMICYGDEIGMPGNFGEAGRRPMPWAAAPAAPGGEPVDPNLWDEELRTAYRDLVHARRNHPALAAGGMRWLHAEGDALIFLREHPEETALVHLARAAHPPITLPAADLPGASAGASAYGPVVRTDDEGDLALAADRPQVRIWTWRTTAPTWEMIA, encoded by the coding sequence ATGCTGACCCCCCATCACGACGGCTCACCGCTCTACGTCTCGCAGGCTGCCCCCAGTGCAGGCGACACCGTGTCGGTGCGGGTCCGCATCCCGCACGGCTCTCGGGTCGGCGCGGTCCACGTGCGCACGGCACCCGACGGTGAGCAGGAGTTCGTCACGGCCACCCGCACGCACCGCGACGACGTCGAGTCCTGGTGGCAGGCCGAGCTGGTCCTGCACAACCCGGTGACGCACTACCGCTTCCTGCTGGAGGGTGGCCCGGACGGGGCGCAGACTTATCGTTGGCTCAACGGCACCGGGCTGCACCCGCGGGACGTCCCCGACGCCGCGGACTTCCGGATCGTCACCTATCCGGGCCCGCCGACCTGGGCCACGGGTGCCGTGGTCTACCAGGTCTTTCCCGACCGCTTTGCCAGGGACTCCTCCGTGGAGCCCGTCGGCGACCCGGGCGGGCCGCGCACGGATCTGCCGGACTGGGCCACGCCGGCACGGTGGGACGACCCGGTCGAGGAGACGATGGCCGGCTCACAACAGGTCTTCGGTGGCACCCTGGACGGCATCGGCGAACACCTGGACCACCTGGTCGACCTCGGCGTCACGGTCCTGTATCTGACCCCGTTCTTCCCGGCCCGCTCCAACCACCGCTACGACGCCGCCACCTTTGACGCCATCGACCCGATCCTCGGCGACCCGGAGTCGCTGGCCCGTCTCCAGGAGGCGGCCCACGCACGCGGGCTGAAGGTGATGGGCGACATCACCACCAACCACACCGGTGACGCGCACGAGTGGTTCACGGCGGCGCTGGCCGACCCGAGCGGCCCGTATGCCGACTGGTATGTCCGCAACCCTGGTGCGGTCCCCGGGGCGACCCGGGAGTGGATCACCTGGCTGGGCGTGGACAGCCTGCCCAAGCTGGACCACACCAACCCCGCCGTCCGCGACGCCCTGGTGAGCGGTCCGACGTCGGTGATCCAGCGCTGGCTCCAGCCGGGTGCCGGCCTGGACGCCTGGCGGGTGGACGTGGCCAACATGACCGGCCGCTACGCGGGCACCGATGTCAACCACGAGGTCGCCCGGTCGGTGCGGGACGCGGTGGACGCCGTCGCCGCCGAGCACGGGACCGAGCCGCTCCTGGTGGCCGAGCACGTGCACGACCACAGTGCCGACGCGACGGGGGCCGGCTGGCACGGCGTGATGAACTACTCGGGCTTCACCAAGCCGCTGTGGACCTGGCTGCGGCACGAGGGGTTCGCGCCGAAGTTCCTCGGGTCACCGGTGCGCGTCCCACGGCTGGGCGGCGAGCTGGTCGCCGAGACGATGCAGGAGTTCTCCGCCATCGTGCCGTGGCGCTCGCTGAGCCACTCCTTCACGCTGACCGGGTCGCACGACACCACCAGGGTCGCCACCCTCGTGGGGGGCGAACGGGAGCAGATCGTGGTCGCGGCGGGACTGCTGCTGACGGCGCCCGGCATCCCGATGATCTGTTATGGCGACGAGATCGGGATGCCCGGCAACTTCGGCGAGGCAGGGCGCCGGCCGATGCCCTGGGCGGCCGCGCCTGCGGCTCCCGGCGGGGAGCCGGTCGACCCGAACCTGTGGGACGAGGAGCTGCGCACGGCCTATCGCGACCTGGTCCACGCCCGGCGCAACCATCCCGCCCTGGCGGCCGGAGGGATGCGCTGGCTGCACGCCGAGGGCGATGCGCTGATCTTCCTGCGAGAGCACCCTGAGGAGACCGCACTGGTGCACCTCGCGCGCGCCGCCCACCCACCGATCACCCTGCCCGCGGCCGACCTGCCAGGGGCGAGCGCCGGCGCCTCGGCATACGGCCCGGTGGTGCGGACCGACGACGAAGGCGACCTCGCCCTCGCGGCCGACCGGCCTCAGGTGCGGATCTGGACCTGGCGGACCACCGCCCCGACGTGGGAGATGATCGCGTGA
- a CDS encoding LacI family DNA-binding transcriptional regulator: MSRLADLAQHAGVSEATVSRVLNDRPGVAAGTRQAVLTALDVLGYERPSKLRRSSAGLVGLVVPELTNPIFPAFAQAVETHLAAANYTPVLCTQVPGGIHEDDYVPMLLDRGVASIIFISGLHADSKAGVERYTTLRERGLPITMINGYREGVEATFISSDDVAGMHLAVRHLRELGHTRIGLATGPSRYVPVQRKIAGYAEAMDELLPGREHFTETTLFTVEGGVAAGRKLLEQGVTAVVCGSDLMALGVIRAVRMAGLRVPEDVSVIGSDDSQLVGFTDPPLTTVRQDVESMSEAAVTAILEEIHGEEVVHREYLFAPELILRRSTGAAPGRR; this comes from the coding sequence GTGAGCCGTCTGGCCGACCTGGCTCAGCACGCCGGTGTGAGTGAGGCCACCGTGAGCCGGGTCCTCAACGACCGACCGGGGGTCGCCGCCGGCACGCGGCAGGCGGTGCTCACGGCGCTGGACGTGCTGGGCTATGAGCGTCCGAGCAAGCTGCGCCGCAGCAGCGCCGGACTGGTGGGGCTGGTCGTCCCGGAGCTGACCAACCCGATCTTCCCGGCCTTCGCGCAGGCGGTGGAGACCCACCTGGCAGCCGCCAACTACACCCCGGTGCTGTGCACGCAGGTGCCCGGCGGCATCCACGAGGACGACTACGTCCCGATGCTGCTCGACCGCGGCGTGGCCAGCATCATCTTCATCAGCGGGCTGCACGCGGACAGCAAGGCAGGCGTGGAGCGTTACACGACGCTGCGTGAGCGGGGGCTGCCGATCACCATGATCAACGGTTACCGCGAGGGCGTTGAGGCGACGTTCATCTCCAGCGACGACGTGGCCGGCATGCATCTGGCCGTCCGCCACCTGCGCGAGCTGGGACACACCCGGATCGGACTCGCCACCGGCCCCTCGCGCTATGTCCCGGTGCAGCGCAAGATCGCGGGTTACGCCGAGGCGATGGATGAGCTCCTGCCAGGGCGGGAGCACTTCACGGAGACGACACTCTTCACCGTCGAGGGCGGGGTCGCCGCCGGCCGCAAGCTGCTGGAGCAGGGCGTGACGGCTGTCGTGTGCGGCTCGGACCTGATGGCCCTCGGGGTCATCCGGGCGGTGCGCATGGCGGGCCTGCGCGTGCCGGAGGACGTCTCGGTCATCGGCTCGGACGACTCGCAGCTGGTCGGCTTCACCGACCCTCCGCTGACGACGGTGCGGCAGGACGTCGAGTCGATGAGCGAGGCCGCGGTGACGGCCATCCTGGAGGAGATCCACGGCGAGGAGGTCGTGCACCGGGAGTATCTGTTTGCCCCCGAGCTCATCCTGCGTCGTTCGACCGGTGCCGCGCCCGGTCGTCGCTGA
- a CDS encoding DUF222 domain-containing protein — translation MELEHEVLDLVGVAQAGAPGEALELLAGIAQVGQAMVDSALAPGGPWASAQDQVDLVKAAQEALGALHAAQTAWIARFAALTLVENDTTGCEQVDRGVGFVDEFASDTLAPLLGMSHGAASTKVVRAAKLAADLPLTLAALATGELDLFRAQCIAEELADADHDVCALVEQLVHPQITGDTPMKARNRVRTALAKIDPDLVRERAARAKLDRFVSTRASHLPGLTQWYAQLPAEDSAKAWAAIDTLAHQKLNDDPTKTLDQHRADALTDLILGNATIEAHVTIAIPITPQTPSADTTDTAGAGDVPGASGTGAAFGITDHGDSDDQEDGCDQEDGRDEAEPTGETEPSGEAEATGELEPGTLEQLWAVLSPHTPTGTGVEIPGIGVIPAPLALALAGTLGARSPGCWSTPGPAPRSRPQPPPTGPPPRSPDTCVCATAPAASPTAPAGPNAARSTTSPPGPPGRPS, via the coding sequence ATGGAGTTGGAGCATGAGGTTCTCGACCTCGTCGGTGTCGCCCAGGCCGGGGCGCCGGGCGAGGCGCTCGAGCTGTTGGCGGGGATCGCGCAGGTGGGTCAGGCGATGGTCGACAGTGCACTGGCCCCGGGCGGGCCCTGGGCCAGTGCGCAGGACCAGGTCGACCTGGTCAAGGCCGCCCAGGAGGCCCTCGGCGCGCTGCACGCGGCACAGACCGCGTGGATCGCCCGGTTCGCCGCGCTGACCCTGGTCGAGAACGACACCACCGGCTGTGAGCAGGTCGATCGCGGTGTCGGGTTCGTCGACGAGTTCGCCTCCGACACCCTGGCCCCGCTGCTGGGCATGTCCCACGGCGCCGCCAGCACCAAGGTCGTGCGGGCCGCGAAGCTGGCAGCGGACCTGCCCCTGACCCTGGCCGCGCTCGCGACCGGAGAGCTGGACCTGTTCCGGGCCCAGTGCATCGCTGAGGAGCTGGCCGACGCCGACCACGACGTGTGTGCGCTCGTGGAACAGCTGGTCCACCCCCAGATCACCGGTGACACCCCGATGAAAGCCCGCAACCGGGTCCGGACCGCCCTGGCCAAGATCGACCCCGACCTGGTGCGTGAGCGGGCGGCCCGGGCCAAGCTGGACCGGTTCGTGTCCACCCGCGCCTCGCACCTGCCCGGGCTGACCCAGTGGTATGCCCAGCTCCCGGCCGAGGACTCCGCCAAGGCCTGGGCCGCGATCGATACGCTGGCCCACCAAAAGCTCAACGACGACCCGACCAAGACCCTGGACCAGCACCGCGCCGACGCCCTGACCGACCTGATCCTGGGCAACGCGACCATCGAAGCCCACGTCACCATCGCCATCCCCATCACCCCCCAGACCCCCTCCGCCGACACGACCGACACGGCTGGAGCAGGCGACGTGCCTGGAGCCAGCGGGACGGGCGCCGCGTTCGGCATCACCGACCACGGAGACAGCGACGACCAGGAAGACGGCTGCGACCAGGAAGACGGGCGCGACGAGGCTGAGCCCACTGGTGAGACTGAGCCCAGTGGTGAGGCTGAGGCCACTGGTGAGCTGGAGCCGGGCACGCTCGAGCAGCTCTGGGCGGTCCTGTCCCCGCACACCCCGACCGGCACCGGTGTCGAGATCCCCGGCATCGGAGTCATCCCCGCCCCACTGGCCCTGGCCCTGGCCGGCACCCTCGGTGCCCGGTCACCCGGATGCTGGTCGACGCCAGGACCGGCACCACGATCGAGACCTCAGCCCCCACCTACCGGCCCACCGCCGCGATCGCCAGACACGTGCGTCTGCGCGACGGCACCTGCCGCTTCCCCAACTGCGCCCGCCGGGCCGAACGCTGCGAGATCGACCACATCACCCCCTGGCCCGCCGGGCCGACCGTCGTGA
- a CDS encoding sugar ABC transporter substrate-binding protein, which produces MKRTTGAIAMVGITALLLTACGGDTESDDPTTPDAPAAEAPADDETASEDAGEETEAPPAEEDAESTEPPVRDQNAELVIWSDDVRAPILTEFADQFGEEFGITVQVQVSTDVRQQFKDATNVDQGPDIIVGAHDWLGELVQNGTVAPIQMSEDVQAQFVPEALEATKFDGQIYGVPYATESLGLIRNTALAPEVPASMEELVANGSSMIEAGDADQVMVQAMGQQGDAYNAFPWLSAYGGGIFGVNSDGGWDAQNVIIDSPESIKGGEKIAWLGEEGALNVNVGGTEMEALFAEGKTPYMVSGPWAIANVKGAGIDYAIDPIPAFEDGGEPTPFLGVQMFYVSAKAKNGAIAQEFVNQYVPSLDLQLALFEAGDRPPALQEALDQVAADNEDIAAWSAAGQGAPPMPNIPAMNAVWGPLGQAAADIVSGDDPADRLTAAQEEVVAAIG; this is translated from the coding sequence ATGAAGCGCACGACCGGCGCGATCGCGATGGTGGGCATCACGGCCCTCCTGCTGACCGCCTGCGGTGGAGACACCGAGTCCGACGACCCCACGACCCCCGACGCCCCCGCGGCTGAGGCCCCGGCCGACGACGAGACCGCCAGCGAGGACGCCGGCGAGGAGACCGAGGCGCCTCCGGCCGAGGAGGACGCCGAGTCCACCGAGCCGCCCGTGCGCGACCAGAACGCTGAGCTGGTGATCTGGTCGGACGACGTGCGCGCTCCGATCCTGACCGAGTTCGCCGACCAGTTCGGCGAGGAGTTCGGCATCACGGTCCAGGTGCAGGTCTCCACGGATGTGCGCCAGCAGTTCAAGGACGCCACCAACGTCGACCAGGGACCGGACATCATCGTCGGGGCCCACGACTGGCTCGGCGAGCTCGTCCAGAACGGCACCGTCGCCCCGATCCAGATGTCTGAGGACGTCCAGGCGCAGTTTGTGCCCGAGGCCCTCGAGGCGACCAAGTTCGACGGCCAGATCTATGGCGTCCCCTACGCCACCGAGTCCCTCGGCCTGATCCGCAACACCGCACTCGCTCCCGAGGTCCCGGCCTCGATGGAGGAGCTCGTGGCCAACGGGTCGTCGATGATCGAGGCCGGCGACGCCGACCAGGTCATGGTCCAGGCCATGGGCCAGCAGGGCGACGCCTACAACGCCTTCCCGTGGCTGTCCGCCTACGGCGGCGGCATCTTCGGCGTGAACTCCGACGGTGGTTGGGACGCGCAGAACGTCATCATCGACTCGCCCGAGAGCATCAAGGGCGGCGAGAAGATCGCCTGGCTGGGCGAGGAGGGTGCGCTGAACGTCAACGTCGGCGGCACCGAGATGGAGGCCCTGTTCGCCGAGGGCAAGACCCCCTACATGGTCTCCGGTCCGTGGGCCATCGCCAACGTCAAGGGCGCCGGCATCGACTACGCGATCGACCCGATCCCCGCCTTCGAGGACGGCGGCGAGCCGACCCCGTTCCTGGGTGTCCAGATGTTCTATGTCTCGGCCAAGGCCAAGAACGGGGCCATCGCCCAGGAGTTCGTCAACCAGTACGTCCCCAGCCTCGATCTGCAGCTCGCGCTGTTCGAGGCCGGCGACCGCCCGCCGGCACTGCAGGAGGCGCTGGACCAGGTCGCAGCGGACAACGAGGACATCGCCGCGTGGTCGGCAGCAGGGCAGGGCGCCCCGCCGATGCCGAACATCCCCGCGATGAACGCCGTCTGGGGCCCGCTCGGCCAGGCCGCTGCTGACATCGTCAGCGGTGACGACCCGGCTGACCGCCTCACGGCAGCTCAGGAAGAGGTCGTCGCAGCCATCGGCTGA
- a CDS encoding sugar ABC transporter permease, with protein MTAGTPADGDLAAISTDTSQVRQATTPVTRNKKGRSNWWRHALALLALAFAILPILFIVSSAFNNAGTLSTSGLLPTQFGIDNFKDLFSDPARPYWTWFKNSMIISVVATVATLFLGASAAFAFSRLRWTGRRPGLLIILLLQMFPAVLAFGALYITFANIGEIMPAIGLNTLAGLILVYLGGAMGSNIWLLKGYFDTVPKELDEAAYIDGASHARIFFTVTLRLVTPILATVAMLAFVGLWGEFLLASIFLTDVNEQTLAVGLWQTRNADVNRYFGQFVAGAVIASIPVVLVYLSLQKQLIGGLTQGSVK; from the coding sequence ATGACTGCAGGCACTCCCGCCGACGGCGACCTGGCCGCCATCAGCACGGACACCTCGCAGGTGCGCCAGGCCACCACCCCGGTCACCCGCAACAAGAAGGGGCGCAGCAACTGGTGGCGGCATGCCCTTGCGCTGCTGGCCCTGGCCTTCGCGATCCTGCCCATCCTGTTCATCGTGTCCTCGGCGTTCAACAACGCCGGCACGTTGTCCACGTCTGGTCTGCTGCCGACCCAGTTCGGGATCGACAACTTCAAGGACCTGTTCAGCGACCCGGCCCGTCCCTACTGGACCTGGTTCAAGAACTCGATGATCATCTCGGTGGTCGCCACCGTCGCCACGCTCTTCCTCGGCGCGAGCGCTGCCTTTGCGTTCTCCCGTCTGCGCTGGACCGGCCGACGTCCGGGCCTGCTGATCATCCTGCTGCTGCAGATGTTCCCCGCCGTGCTGGCCTTCGGCGCGCTCTACATCACCTTCGCCAACATCGGCGAGATCATGCCGGCGATCGGTCTGAACACTCTCGCCGGGCTGATCCTGGTCTATCTCGGCGGCGCCATGGGCTCGAACATCTGGCTGCTCAAGGGCTACTTCGACACCGTGCCCAAGGAGCTGGACGAGGCCGCCTACATCGACGGGGCCTCGCACGCCCGGATCTTCTTCACCGTCACGCTGCGCCTGGTCACCCCGATCCTGGCGACGGTCGCCATGCTGGCCTTCGTCGGGTTGTGGGGCGAGTTCCTGCTGGCCTCGATCTTCCTGACCGACGTCAACGAGCAGACCCTGGCGGTCGGCCTGTGGCAGACCCGCAACGCCGACGTCAACCGCTACTTCGGCCAGTTCGTCGCCGGCGCGGTCATCGCCTCGATCCCGGTGGTCCTGGTGTATCTGTCCCTGCAGAAGCAGCTGATCGGCGGACTGACGCAGGGCTCGGTCAAGTAG
- a CDS encoding ABC transporter ATP-binding protein encodes MATVTFDQATRVYPGSETPAVDALDIEIADGEFLVLVGPSGCGKSTSLRMLAGLEEVDNGRILIGDRDVTDLPPKDRDVAMVFQNYALYPHMSVADNMGFALRIAGKPKAEIRQRVEEAAKILDLEPYLDRKPKALSGGQRQRVAMGRAIVRQPQVFLMDEPLSNLDAKLRVQTRTQIASLQRRLGVTTVYVTHDQVEAMTMGDRVAVLKDGILQQCDAPRRMYDHPDNVFVAGFIGSPAMNLMHAPVTDGGVRFGDSDLPIAREALAAAGPQVVVGVRPEDLTMSTDGAGLAVEVDVVEELGADAYIYGRVPGQEPVDGEIRPFIARVDGRTPPAKGETVHLVPKSDHLHVFHAETGERLGD; translated from the coding sequence ATGGCAACAGTGACATTCGACCAGGCCACCCGCGTCTATCCCGGTTCGGAGACGCCGGCCGTCGATGCCCTAGACATCGAGATCGCCGACGGTGAGTTCCTCGTCCTGGTCGGACCGTCCGGCTGCGGCAAGTCCACGAGCCTGCGCATGCTCGCCGGGCTCGAGGAGGTGGACAACGGCCGCATCCTGATCGGGGACCGCGACGTCACCGACCTGCCGCCCAAGGACCGCGACGTGGCGATGGTCTTCCAGAACTATGCGCTCTATCCGCACATGTCGGTGGCCGACAACATGGGCTTCGCACTGCGCATCGCCGGCAAGCCCAAGGCCGAGATCCGCCAGCGCGTCGAGGAGGCTGCCAAGATTCTCGACCTGGAGCCCTACCTGGACCGCAAGCCCAAGGCCCTCTCCGGTGGTCAGCGCCAGCGGGTGGCCATGGGCCGCGCCATCGTGCGGCAGCCGCAGGTGTTCCTGATGGATGAGCCGCTGTCCAACCTGGACGCCAAGCTGCGTGTGCAGACCCGCACCCAGATCGCCTCCCTGCAGCGCCGCCTCGGCGTCACCACCGTCTATGTGACCCACGACCAGGTCGAGGCCATGACGATGGGCGACCGCGTGGCGGTCCTCAAGGACGGCATCCTGCAGCAGTGCGACGCACCGCGCCGGATGTATGACCACCCCGACAATGTCTTCGTCGCCGGCTTCATCGGCTCCCCCGCGATGAACCTGATGCACGCCCCGGTGACCGACGGCGGGGTGCGGTTCGGCGACAGCGACCTGCCGATCGCCCGCGAGGCGCTGGCTGCTGCCGGCCCCCAGGTGGTCGTCGGGGTCCGCCCCGAGGACCTGACGATGTCCACGGACGGCGCCGGGCTGGCCGTCGAGGTCGACGTCGTGGAGGAGCTGGGCGCCGACGCCTACATCTATGGTCGCGTGCCCGGTCAGGAACCCGTCGACGGCGAGATCAGGCCGTTCATCGCTCGGGTGGACGGTCGCACGCCCCCGGCCAAGGGCGAGACGGTTCACCTGGTCCCCAAGTCCGACCACCTCCACGTCTTCCACGCCGAGACCGGGGAGCGCCTCGGCGACTGA
- a CDS encoding DUF4032 domain-containing protein, translating to MPLQITAARPDPAILDLPWQVPLEEWPEHHLAVLPRGISRHVVRFVRLSGGVIAVKEIKAELAQREYRTLQLLRRLDQPAVEPLAVIAGRTDAEGQELDACLVTRHLKFSLPYRAIFSQRLRPDTARRVLDALAVLLVRLHLGGVYWGDVSLSNTLFRRDAGEFAAYLVDAETAEVHNTLSDGQRRHDLFIAHGNIAGELMDLAAGELLDEDADALEIADRLMHRYELLWRELTASERFEQGDRWRVDERIRRLNNLGFDVGELAMSTDLDGTQIQIEPKVVDAGHHSRRLLRLTGLDVEENQARRLLNDLDAFRASQDRQNDDEEMVAHDWLSSIYEPVTRTVPLELRSKLEPAELFHELLEHRWYLSERADYDVPLEEAVRDYVATVLPTKPDEVAILGVDTQAIPIRTKG from the coding sequence ATGCCTCTGCAGATCACCGCCGCCAGGCCCGACCCGGCCATCCTCGACCTGCCCTGGCAGGTCCCGCTCGAGGAGTGGCCGGAGCACCACCTGGCGGTCCTCCCCCGCGGCATCTCCCGGCACGTCGTGCGCTTCGTGCGACTGTCGGGCGGTGTCATCGCGGTCAAGGAGATCAAGGCGGAGCTGGCGCAACGCGAGTACCGCACCCTCCAGCTCCTGCGCCGGCTCGACCAGCCGGCGGTCGAGCCGCTGGCCGTCATCGCGGGACGCACCGACGCCGAGGGCCAGGAGCTGGACGCCTGTCTGGTCACCCGGCACCTAAAGTTCTCGCTGCCCTATCGCGCGATCTTCAGCCAACGGCTGCGTCCGGACACGGCCCGCCGGGTGCTCGACGCCCTGGCGGTGCTCCTGGTGCGGCTGCACCTGGGCGGGGTCTACTGGGGCGATGTCTCCTTGTCCAACACCCTGTTCCGACGGGACGCCGGCGAGTTCGCGGCATACCTCGTCGATGCGGAGACGGCCGAGGTGCACAACACGCTCAGCGACGGGCAGCGACGACATGACCTCTTCATCGCCCACGGCAACATCGCCGGTGAGCTGATGGACCTGGCGGCCGGTGAGCTGCTCGACGAGGACGCCGACGCCCTGGAGATCGCCGACCGGCTGATGCACCGCTATGAGCTGCTGTGGCGCGAGCTCACCGCGTCCGAGCGGTTCGAGCAGGGTGACCGCTGGCGGGTGGACGAGCGCATCCGGCGCCTCAACAACCTGGGCTTCGATGTCGGCGAGCTCGCGATGAGCACCGACCTGGACGGCACGCAGATCCAGATCGAGCCCAAGGTCGTCGACGCCGGGCACCACAGCCGACGCCTCCTGCGGCTCACCGGCCTGGATGTCGAGGAGAACCAGGCCCGCCGCCTCCTCAACGACCTCGACGCCTTCCGCGCCTCGCAGGACCGTCAGAACGACGACGAGGAGATGGTCGCCCACGACTGGCTGTCGAGCATCTACGAGCCCGTGACCCGCACCGTCCCGCTGGAGCTGCGCAGCAAGCTCGAGCCCGCCGAGCTCTTCCACGAGCTCCTCGAGCACCGGTGGTATCTGTCCGAGCGCGCCGACTACGACGTGCCCCTCGAGGAGGCGGTGCGCGACTATGTGGCCACCGTGCTGCCCACCAAGCCGGACGAGGTGGCGATCCTCGGCGTGGACACCCAGGCGATCCCGATCCGGACCAAGGGCTAA
- a CDS encoding ABC transporter permease subunit, which translates to MSQQVSSPGDAPTVLDGTPEHLDYATKPPLWLTVVKWVLIALAVAVLLYAAQQLVEAGQMLMVILVAFVAMCILAVYSTRRAIPLKYLLPGLLLTLALQIWPLIYTVSLSFTNYGDGHLVSKEEAVSAIEASSVRQVEGSERYSLNIAVPDGQDAATGDLLYLLTDPEGNYLVGSAEGVEPLDPETVEAGPTGRIISAEGFITLSATEVNARSADLAEFAVPTETGGIKQIGLSEAFIGEPTKVYDEANDTITDTLSGKIYVPEEANFVPQDGVGPALPQGWLENVGLSNYTEALTNPQLRSGFVKVLVWNFAFAAITVISTFLLGMALALLFNDDRLKFRGIYRSLLILPYALPIYVTALVWSSMFNQDFGLINSLTGLDINWLGDPWAARGALLFTNLWLGFPYMFIVCTGALQSIPGEVREAAAIDGAGPFRTVRSVIMPLLLVAVGPLLIASFAFNFNNFGLVFLFNEGGPFTGGQSQIGSTDLLISWAYRLALGGTQPNFGLASAIAVFIFFIVAIISYQGFRSTKALEDVN; encoded by the coding sequence ATGTCCCAGCAGGTCAGCAGTCCCGGCGACGCGCCCACCGTCCTCGACGGCACGCCGGAGCACCTCGACTACGCGACGAAGCCACCTTTGTGGCTGACGGTCGTGAAGTGGGTGCTGATCGCCCTTGCCGTCGCGGTCCTGCTGTATGCCGCCCAGCAGCTGGTCGAGGCCGGCCAGATGCTGATGGTCATCCTGGTCGCGTTCGTCGCCATGTGCATTCTGGCGGTCTACTCCACCCGTCGGGCCATCCCGCTGAAATACCTGCTGCCCGGTCTGCTGCTCACCCTCGCGCTGCAGATCTGGCCCCTGATCTACACGGTCAGCCTCTCCTTCACCAACTACGGCGACGGCCACCTGGTCTCCAAGGAGGAGGCGGTTTCGGCGATCGAGGCCAGCTCGGTGCGCCAGGTCGAGGGGTCCGAACGCTACTCGCTCAACATCGCGGTGCCGGACGGCCAGGACGCCGCCACCGGCGACCTGCTCTATCTGCTGACTGACCCGGAGGGCAACTACCTGGTCGGCAGCGCAGAGGGCGTCGAGCCGCTGGACCCGGAGACCGTGGAGGCGGGCCCGACCGGGCGCATCATCAGCGCCGAGGGGTTCATCACCCTGTCTGCGACCGAGGTCAACGCTCGCTCGGCCGACCTGGCCGAGTTCGCGGTGCCGACCGAGACCGGTGGCATCAAGCAGATCGGCCTGTCCGAGGCGTTCATCGGCGAGCCCACCAAGGTCTATGACGAGGCCAACGACACCATCACCGACACCCTGAGCGGCAAGATCTATGTCCCGGAGGAGGCCAACTTCGTCCCGCAGGACGGGGTGGGGCCCGCGCTGCCACAGGGCTGGCTGGAGAACGTCGGGCTGAGCAACTACACCGAGGCCCTGACGAACCCGCAGCTGCGCAGCGGGTTCGTCAAGGTCCTGGTCTGGAACTTCGCCTTCGCCGCGATCACCGTGATCTCGACGTTCCTGCTGGGCATGGCCCTCGCGCTGCTCTTCAACGACGACCGGCTCAAGTTCCGCGGGATCTATCGGTCGCTGCTCATCCTGCCCTACGCCCTGCCGATCTATGTCACGGCGCTGGTGTGGTCCTCGATGTTCAACCAGGACTTCGGGTTGATCAACAGTCTCACCGGCCTGGACATCAACTGGCTGGGTGATCCATGGGCGGCGCGAGGTGCGCTGCTCTTCACCAACCTGTGGCTCGGGTTCCCCTACATGTTCATCGTGTGCACCGGTGCCCTGCAGTCGATCCCGGGCGAGGTGAGGGAGGCGGCCGCCATCGACGGCGCCGGCCCGTTCCGCACCGTGCGCTCGGTGATCATGCCGCTGCTGCTGGTCGCAGTCGGTCCGCTGCTGATCGCCTCGTTCGCGTTCAACTTCAACAACTTCGGTCTGGTCTTCCTCTTCAACGAGGGCGGACCGTTCACCGGCGGGCAGAGCCAGATCGGCTCGACCGACCTGCTGATCTCGTGGGCCTACCGGCTCGCCCTCGGTGGCACCCAGCCGAACTTCGGTCTGGCCTCGGCCATCGCGGTCTTCATCTTCTTCATCGTGGCGATCATCAGCTATCAGGGCTTCCGCTCCACCAAGGCACTTGAGGACGTGAACTGA